A stretch of Lactuca sativa cultivar Salinas chromosome 6, Lsat_Salinas_v11, whole genome shotgun sequence DNA encodes these proteins:
- the LOC111879601 gene encoding 1-aminocyclopropane-1-carboxylate oxidase 5 codes for MTIPVIDFSKLNGEERAKTMAQIANGCEEWGFFQLVNHGIPVDLLERVKMVSSECYKQEREDNFFKNSAPVKLLKELIDKKSGDKLENIDWEDVFLLSDDNEWPLKTPGFKEAMVEYRAEVKKLSEKLMETMDENLGIPKGYIKKAFNGGEEDNAFFGTKVSHYPPCPHTEMVSGLRAHTDAGGVVLLFQDDVVDGLQILKDGEWIDVQPIPNSIVINTGDQIEVLSNGRYKSVWHRVNAKANKTRRSIASFYNPSYNATIEPATQLVKKLENEEVKFGYPKFLFGDYMSVYTEQKFLPKEPRFQAVRTASADKYDATS; via the exons ATGACGATTCCGGTTATTGACTTCTCAAAGCTCAACGGCGAAGAGAGAGCCAAGACAATGGCACAGATAGCAAATGGATGTGAAGAATGGGGATTCTTTCAG TTGGTGAATCATGGGATTCCAGTAGACCTTCTGGAGAGGGTGAAGATGGTGAGCTCTGAGTGCTACAAGCAAGAGAGGGAAGATAACTTTTTCAAGAACTCTGCACCAGTAAAGTTGTTGAAGGAGTTAATCGACAAGAAAAGTGGAGACAAGCTGGAAAACATCGATTGGGAAGACGTATTCCTCCTCTCAGACGATAATGAATGGCCATTAAAAACCCCAGGATTCAA GGAAGCCATGGTAGAATACCGTGCAGAGGTCAAGAAACTGTCGGAGAAGCTGATGGAAACAATGGATGAAAACTTAGGAATACCAAAGGGGTACATAAAGAAGGCTTTTAATGGTGGAGAGGAAGACAACGCCTTCTTTGGGACTAAGGTAAGTCACTACCCACCATGCCCTCATACTGAAATGGTGAGTGGGCTACGTGCGCACACCGATGCTGGAGGTGTCGTCCTTCTTTTCCAGGATGACGTGGTCGATGGTCTGCAGATTCTTAAAGATGGTGAATGGATTGATGTGCAACCAATCCCAAATTCGATTGTCATCAACACCGGTGACCAAATAGAAGTGTTGAGCAACGGTAGATACAAGAGTGTCTGGCATCGTGTTAATGCTAAAGCCAACAAAACTAGGAGATCTATAGCCTCATTCTATAATCCTTCCTATAACGCAACCATTGAACCTGCAACCCAACTTGTCAAGAAATTAGAAAACGAAGAGGTTAAATTCGGATACCCAAAGTTTCTTTTTGGTGACTACATGTCTGTGTATACGGAACAAAAGTTTCTCCCAAAAGAACCAAGGTTCCAGGCTGTGAGAACTGCGTCAGCAGATAAATATGATGCAACTTCTTAA